The Candidatus Eisenbacteria bacterium genome window below encodes:
- a CDS encoding ATP-binding protein, translated as MFKRPMFKTLLGRLKEPRHFMQVLLGPRQTGKTTLARQAMESLDSPTHYAFADEPTLRDRSWIEQQWELGRLLTRGTRKPGVALLVLDEIQKVPGWSSVVKLLWDEDSARKLPLKVVLLGSSPLLVQKGLTESLAGRFEIIPVTHWSFPEMKQAFDWTIEQFVYFGGYPGAAQLVDEEDRWSRYIIDSLIETTLSRDILLMTRVDKPALLRRLFQLGCDYSGQVLSYQKMLGQLQDAGNTTTLAHYLELLAGAGLLTGIPKFSGRKVRQRASSPKLQVLNTALITAQASVSFRDAQKDRNFWGRLVESAVGAHLVNCSVGSRTEILYWRERGKEVDFVVREGARTLALEVKSGRRKVVLPGMDAFSSAFHPRRKLLVGGQGMPLDEFLTASLADLVA; from the coding sequence ATGTTCAAGAGACCAATGTTCAAGACGCTTCTGGGACGACTCAAAGAGCCACGTCACTTCATGCAGGTTCTACTGGGTCCGAGGCAGACGGGGAAGACCACCCTTGCCCGGCAAGCAATGGAATCACTTGATTCTCCGACTCACTATGCATTTGCAGATGAGCCCACCCTGCGCGACAGAAGCTGGATCGAGCAACAATGGGAACTGGGCCGACTGCTCACCAGAGGGACACGCAAACCGGGTGTAGCGCTTCTCGTACTTGATGAGATCCAGAAGGTTCCTGGATGGTCGAGCGTGGTGAAGCTCTTGTGGGACGAAGACTCTGCAAGGAAGCTTCCCCTGAAAGTGGTTCTGCTTGGCTCCTCTCCCCTGCTCGTTCAGAAGGGACTGACTGAGAGTCTGGCTGGCCGATTTGAGATCATTCCAGTCACACACTGGTCTTTTCCGGAAATGAAGCAAGCGTTCGATTGGACGATCGAGCAGTTCGTCTATTTCGGCGGATATCCTGGAGCCGCACAACTGGTGGATGAGGAAGATCGATGGTCCCGTTACATCATTGACTCGCTGATAGAAACGACCCTGTCCCGCGACATTTTGCTCATGACAAGGGTAGACAAGCCTGCACTGTTGAGACGTTTGTTCCAGCTCGGTTGTGACTATTCAGGACAAGTTCTCTCTTATCAAAAGATGCTGGGTCAGTTGCAAGACGCGGGCAATACGACCACACTCGCCCACTATCTCGAGTTGTTGGCGGGCGCAGGCCTTCTTACTGGCATCCCCAAGTTTTCTGGTCGAAAGGTGAGACAGCGTGCCTCAAGTCCTAAGCTCCAAGTGTTGAACACTGCGCTCATAACAGCTCAGGCCTCGGTGTCTTTCAGAGATGCTCAGAAAGACCGGAACTTCTGGGGACGGCTGGTGGAGTCTGCAGTTGGCGCTCATCTTGTCAACTGCAGTGTTGGAAGTCGTACCGAAATTCTTTACTGGCGGGAGCGTGGGAAAGAAGTGGATTTTGTGGTACGTGAAGGCGCCAGGACATTAGCTCTTGAGGTTAAGAGTGGTCGTAGGAAGGTGGTGCTCCCGGGAATGGATGCCTTTTCCAGCGCTTTTCATCCAAGAAGGAAACTCTTGGTGGGGGGGCAGGGAATGCCTCTCGACGAGTTTCTGACTGCGTCGTTAGCTGACTTGGTGGCGTGA